ATGTTGCCATTTACGTTGACGCCGCTAGCAAAGTTCGCAAAGTCGATAGCCATTGTCTGTCCATGATCGACAGAAAGATTTGTTATTGGTGCGTTTCCGCCCACGGGTCCAGCATTCAACTGATCCGGAGTTAGCTGTGTAGTGCTAACTGATACGGGAGGCTCGCCTTCAGCAAATGCATAAGGAGACAATATGGTCGCCGCCACAAATGCCAATGTACTTAAACCAGCCAGCAATTTTCTTGCTTTAACTGTCAGTAGCTTGTTATTCATTTATATGATTTCCCGTCGTCACGTCAATTCTGTTTCCAAGAAGTCCTGCGCGCCAACCGTCGGCACTTTTTGGAAGTCAAGAGTATAACATCTTGACAGACACCTTGAAATCCTTATAACCATTAATATCTGCTAGTTTTGGGGGGGTAATACGAAGGACAATGAGACTTTTTAATATTCAAAATTGAACTTTTTGGCCCCCAATTACGTATTAGATATGTAGAGCAAACGTCTCTAACTCATAGAGGGAGATTGAAAATGAGAATTGTAAACTTACTAGCAGCCTCAGTCGTAACAATTGCCGCAGCAATCCCCGCAATCGCCGACGAGGCAACGATTGCGCGCTGTCCGATGGGCGCAGGACACGGACGAATGCACGGTGAGTGCGACAAATTCAGACGACTTGATCTAACAGACGAGCAAAACGAGAAGCTTTATCAGCTCAAGGAAAAATTTGCCGACCAGATAGGCACAACCAAAGTTGAGATCAAAAAAGAGCGCAGAAAGATGCGAGATCTTTTAACCCAGCCAACAATCGACCGCAAAGCTGTGGAAATTACGCAAGGCAAAATAAACAGCCTAAAAACAAGTCTCTGCAATGCCAAAGTATCCTTCAAGTTAGACGCCAGTGAAATCCTCACAGCCGAACAGCGTAAACAACTGCGCTACGGATCTTTTGGCTCCGGCTGGGGTAAGGCAGGCACAAAAGTAAGTGATTCCGACACTGAGTTCATACTTTTAAGTCTCCTACCAGATGCTGATTCAGACATCGACAACGACCTCAACTAAGCATTAACAGTCAATCCTGCGAGGTAGCGGCACTGTCGCTACCTCGTCTTGTATCAGTCTCTTTGCAAAATTCCTGAAAGCGTTAGTGAAAATGCCCACTGGGTAAGAAATTTTGGGCATGTCCGTAGGGAGAAAAAACATGCAAGGCAATTTGTTTCAAAGCATATTTCTGACGGTAATATTGAGCACCAGCGCATCTTACGCTGCCATACAAAAAATTCCACCGCATGCGAAATTACAATCAACTGCAACAAATATCGCATCTGTTAAGGACCTCAATTGGCTAAAAGGGAATTGGACAGCCAAGGGCACTAAAGGCTCCGTACAAATCCAGACAACGCCAGTAGGCGACGATAAGTACATCTACATGACTTTCATGGATGACAAAAATGCTGCCGGCGAATTGCAAGTAATTGGCTGGAGCCCAAAAGCAAAGACTGTTATTTCCTGGAGTTATGACAGTGACGGCGGATTCGGCAAAAGTCTTTGGAAAAAAGACGGCAACGACATTGTGGTCAAATCAATTGCCGGTCATCCGTCAGGAAGAAAGGGGATGGCCAGATATCGCCTGCATAAAATTGACGACAACAGTTTCAGCTGGAAATCAACCATGAGATCCTACGACGGCAAAAGAATTCCTGATACGCAAGAAGTAATTGTGACTCGCACACAATAGCTCACAGAGAAACACGCGGAATACCGGCGGAGACACCCCATGATCACAAGAGAAAAATTTGCAAGAGAAAAATTCGCAAATGCAATGATAGTTGCTTTAGCACTCACACTTAGTCTTACCCAATTAGCCTACACCAGAGGCGGCGGCGGCGGACACGGCGGTGGTGGTTATGGCGGTGGCCGCGGTGGTGACGGCTTTCGCGATGGCGGCTTTCGCGACGGGGGCGACAGAGGTTCTGATCGCGGCGACGGCGGGGACGATGGGCGTGGATTCGGACGCAACTTCGGTGATAATTTCGGACGCATTGATGATGCTGATGCCTTGCAAGGTCGCATGGACAGAACGCCTGATGACTTAGCACGCGATGATGCCGAATTGGACAGAGAAGCAAATCATCTTTGGAATCAGCCCATGGATAGTCAAAGATCGATGGCTACTGATGGCGGCTTCGGGCGCATAGCAGGCGACGATGCGCGCAGTATGATTCCAGAAGGAAATAAGACGCAAGCCATATCGCAAAGCACGTTGTCCAATCGCGGCAATTCTGTGAGAAATGCCTTTAACAACAACAATGCCTTTGGCAGAAACTGGTGGAACAACCGTGATGGTCTCTGGTACGGTCCCTGGCTCGATGATGGTTGGGGCTGGGGCTATACAGGTTGGGACGGACTCTCCGGATTCTGGGGAGATGACTATTCTGATGCTCCGGTTGAATACGACTACGGCAACAACATTACTTATCAGGGCAATGATGTTTACTATGGCAGCCAAGACGTAGGAACAGCAGAACAGTACTATGATGAAGCTTACGCGCTTGCTCAAACAACACCAATTTACTCGGCTACAAATCCACAACAAAAAGCACAAATGACCAAATCAAACTGGAAACCGATGGGCGTATTCTCACTTGTACAGGGCAACCAAACTGACTCTACTGAACTATTTCAAATTGCCGTCGGCAAAGACTATTCTATTCACGGAAATTACTACAACACACTAACCAACACAACAAAACAAATTTCCGGCGCAGTCGATAAAAAGACCAAGCGCGCAGCCTGGACAATTGACGGTTCTAAGGATGTTGTCTACGACACGGGTGTAGCCAACTTGATGAAGGCAGAAAGCCCAATACTTGTTCACTTCGGCAAAAACAAAACAGAGCAATTTGAACTTGTGAGACTCAAACAAAACCAGGCCAAAGTATAAATATCTAATTTATTTTGCTTTCACTGTTTTTTTCGGCTCCGGCTTAGCTTTTGGTTCCTTGGCTTTGTCCGCTTTTGTCTTATCCGGTTTTGTCTCGGAAGTGGTTTCTTCTACAGGTTCTTCTCTACCTGGGACAAAACGCCACTTAACTTGCTTACTCACATCTTCTATAGGATTGCCGCCGGACATAGGCAACATACGCACCTTCAAACCAGCATTTAAATCAAGTCGCTTCAAATCAATAGAACGCAGATTTTGGTTTTCATAAGTGCGAAAATACATAACATTGTTTGCCAGATCTTTAATGAGTGCCCACTGCGTGTAATCGCAATGATCAAGATCACCCGGTTTTGCTCGCACATCTCCTACTGGAATATCCACTGCATTGAGAATATGCTGAGCAAGAATAACGCCATCAAGCGCTTTATCAACTGGTTTTGCAAAATTGACCATTGCAATAGTTCTCACAAAACGAGACGGAGGAGTCCAGTCACCAGGCACACCGAGAAATCCTGAGCCCTGCCCAGGTGGCGCCAATACTGTGCCGCGCACTTCAATAGAAGTAGGGTTCGCCGGTTTGAGCGTCAAGTAATTGCGCATGTTTATCGACTGCCAATCAAATGGCGGTGCGTTAGTTAAAACACCATTGGGATTGTCGTAAAACTTCTGTTGACCATCGACAAATTCCAAGACAGCATTATTGCCTTTTGCATCGTGCAGGGCAAAATGCATTGTCGAGATTCCACCTAATTGTTCTAGCGGTTTGCACCAGACTTTTACCTTGGGCAAATTCGCTTTTACTTCCGCAACAGTAGAGAAATTACCTAAAATCCAGTGTCCTAAATCAAGCGCATCGAGTGTGATTTTATTGTCTTTAGGAGCTACCGTCTGATAAGTGGTGTACTCGGGAAGCCAGAGAGCGCCAACTGAAAGTCCTTTTTCATTCATGCCGTCAATGGCTACATCAATGTCCAGAGCGTCAGCTGCTACATAACCGTATTTCGATAGCCACTTGAGTGCGGCCTTACCATCAGGCGTGCGTGACGTGTGGTCCTCGCCGCGAGCATGAACTCTCAACTGAGACTTCAAATCAACTGCCCATTCCATCGAGCGACCAATAATTACCGAGTTATCCTTTGTCTTAACCTGAAAGTCCGTACAGGCTACAGCCGGCAAATGACTAACAAGAGACAGGCTTAAAAATACGCCCGGCAATTTGCCAAAAACACCTTCAAATGCACGCATATTTGTCCTCCTGCCGCCTATGTACCCCGTTAAATAAACGCATGCAAAGGAATTACGTGATAAGAAAAGAAATTTTAAGCCGGCGTGGTATGTCATTACCATCATGCCTAAGAAAATAGATTTGTCAGCTTCCGATTTAATCCAACTTTTGAAGTTGGAAGAGCATCCTGAAGGCGGCTATTACCGGCAAACTTACAAATCCTACGAGCTCATTCCTCGAGAGGTTTTGCCGCCACGCTACGAAAGTCCCCGCTCTTATGGGACTTCTATCTATTACCTGCTTACTAAAGAGACTTGTTCCAGACTGCACAAAGTTGCATCTGATGAAACATTCCACTTTTATTTCGGCGCCCCTGTAGAAATGCTTCTACTTTTTCCGGACAACAGGGCAGACATAGTTGTTTTAGGTCACAACATATTAGCTCGACAACAACCGCAATACACGGTTCCAAAAGGAATTTGGCAGGGCAGCAAAATACTGCAAGATCCCGATTATCCGGATTATGCTCTTATGGGCACAACTGTGGCACCTGGCTTTGAATACGATGACTTTGAACTGGCTAAACGTGCTGAACTTCTAGCCGAGTACAAAGAATTTGAAAAACAAATACTAGACTTGACGTAATTGCTTACTGAACCAGTATGCCGCCGGCATCCACAATTTTTCTGCCTAAATTTACTTTGTCATCACGGGAAGCCGGCGAGTGGTCTTCAAACCAGTCTCTAACGCTGTCGACAACAGCTGCGCGCAAGAACGAAGTCTCTAATTGCAAGTGTCCGTAGCTGCCCAGCCAACGTACAGTTTGGTCATCAGACGGCATTGCGGATGTTAGGTGAGTCACCATATCCGGTACCACACAACGATCAGAGCTTCCTTGAATAATCAACACAGACATATGTGACGGCACGGTCTTACCATATTTAGCTGTCTTCTCGACGAATTCATCAGTAGACAAAAGATCAAATAGCGGCACTTTCTTCAAGATGAGCGGATCATCAAGCATTTCGTTAACAACTTCTTGTCTTGCCGAAACAAGACTCGTAATGAAATGGTGTAGGTCCAGCTCATGATGCTTATTAACAAGCGCTTTCATCCCGGAACCAATGTCGGAAGGCGACATATACATTGCAGGATTTACTTTCACAGCAGGAGCCGACAAAATCATCCCCGTAACAAGTTCAGGATGTTCTCCGGCCAAGCGTACGCAAAATGTACAACCCAGGCTCTCACCAAGAACTATAAGCGGAATATCGGGATATTTCTCTTTGAGCAATTGAGCTAATTTGACTAGGTCCGCATAGCTCTTTTCGTGATTGATTTTGGTTTTGTCGTCGCCTTTAGTGCTATAACGCTTTTCCTCATCGAATTTACAGCGACCGAATCCCCGCATATCCGGTGCGGCAAAAACAACACCTTCACTGGCAAGCGTTCTTGCCAATACTCTATAGCGTCTTCCATGAAGCGTCAGTCCGTGAATACCCAAGCAGACTACTCTGGGCTCTCTATCAACAGGCAGCCATTGATAAACAGGCAAATTCAAGGACTGTCCAAGTTCGCTGTCCTCAACATAAGTAAATTTGCTTGCCATTTCAGGGCTAAGCGTATCCTTAATAGATGGAATGGTCAGTTCAGCGCCTCTTACGGACGGAATAGCGACAGCCATTAATGCCAGCGATATGGCCAGGGACTTAAAAGGTTTCATGGAATCTCCAGACGAGGAAGCCTTGATGATAAGAGCTGACCGCCACTTCCAACAAGAGTTATTAGCTAAGACTAATCAAAATTAGTAAATTGGTAATTAGGGTATTAGATGAATGGCAACAAAAGGTCGAGAGTCATGCAACGCTTAGGTTTACTTTTAGCTTGTCTTTTGACCATCAACTGTCCGGCGACTGCCGGAGAAGATGATGACAGACATCGTTCAAGACGGCACAGGCACAGCCATTACGTAAACGGCATAAGAAATTTCCGCGCAGTGCATCCATGGCTTTTCCGCGGTGGTAAACCACCTCCTCAAGCATTCGAAACAATAAATAAGATGGGCGTTACGACTGTTGTAGATCTGCGCGATAGCGTCAAACTGGCTAATGCAGAAAAGGTTCTCTGCAAGCGTTACGGAATGAAGTTCGTACATATTCCCATGTCGCACCGAGTGGCGCCGACAAAGCAACAAATAGACGAATTTCTCAAGGTAGTAGCAATAGCAAAAGAACACACAGGAAAAGGCTCCGTTTTCGTTCATTGCACCATGGGCGATGACAGAACCGGTTGCATGGTGGCTATATCACGCATGGCACAAGATGGCTATACATTTGACGAAGCCTTTGAGGAGATGCTGCATTTTGGCTTCCACAGGCATTTTGATACCTTAGCGTCTGCCGTTAGAGAGTATGCCGTAAACCATAACAAAATGACGAGCAAATGATCTTCTACGGTGCATCGCTCAGTAAGTCCTGCAAGAAACCTCCTGCCAAATACATAAGTAGAAATGCCGCAATGAAAATGACGGCAGTAATAATCATTTTTCGCTTCCTTTGTC
The Candidatus Obscuribacterales bacterium DNA segment above includes these coding regions:
- a CDS encoding cupin domain-containing protein, translated to MPKKIDLSASDLIQLLKLEEHPEGGYYRQTYKSYELIPREVLPPRYESPRSYGTSIYYLLTKETCSRLHKVASDETFHFYFGAPVEMLLLFPDNRADIVVLGHNILARQQPQYTVPKGIWQGSKILQDPDYPDYALMGTTVAPGFEYDDFELAKRAELLAEYKEFEKQILDLT
- a CDS encoding choloylglycine hydrolase family protein; translated protein: MRAFEGVFGKLPGVFLSLSLVSHLPAVACTDFQVKTKDNSVIIGRSMEWAVDLKSQLRVHARGEDHTSRTPDGKAALKWLSKYGYVAADALDIDVAIDGMNEKGLSVGALWLPEYTTYQTVAPKDNKITLDALDLGHWILGNFSTVAEVKANLPKVKVWCKPLEQLGGISTMHFALHDAKGNNAVLEFVDGQQKFYDNPNGVLTNAPPFDWQSINMRNYLTLKPANPTSIEVRGTVLAPPGQGSGFLGVPGDWTPPSRFVRTIAMVNFAKPVDKALDGVILAQHILNAVDIPVGDVRAKPGDLDHCDYTQWALIKDLANNVMYFRTYENQNLRSIDLKRLDLNAGLKVRMLPMSGGNPIEDVSKQVKWRFVPGREEPVEETTSETKPDKTKADKAKEPKAKPEPKKTVKAK
- a CDS encoding Spy/CpxP family protein refolding chaperone, producing MRIVNLLAASVVTIAAAIPAIADEATIARCPMGAGHGRMHGECDKFRRLDLTDEQNEKLYQLKEKFADQIGTTKVEIKKERRKMRDLLTQPTIDRKAVEITQGKINSLKTSLCNAKVSFKLDASEILTAEQRKQLRYGSFGSGWGKAGTKVSDSDTEFILLSLLPDADSDIDNDLN
- a CDS encoding alpha/beta hydrolase — its product is MKPFKSLAISLALMAVAIPSVRGAELTIPSIKDTLSPEMASKFTYVEDSELGQSLNLPVYQWLPVDREPRVVCLGIHGLTLHGRRYRVLARTLASEGVVFAAPDMRGFGRCKFDEEKRYSTKGDDKTKINHEKSYADLVKLAQLLKEKYPDIPLIVLGESLGCTFCVRLAGEHPELVTGMILSAPAVKVNPAMYMSPSDIGSGMKALVNKHHELDLHHFITSLVSARQEVVNEMLDDPLILKKVPLFDLLSTDEFVEKTAKYGKTVPSHMSVLIIQGSSDRCVVPDMVTHLTSAMPSDDQTVRWLGSYGHLQLETSFLRAAVVDSVRDWFEDHSPASRDDKVNLGRKIVDAGGILVQ
- a CDS encoding tyrosine-protein phosphatase yields the protein MQRLGLLLACLLTINCPATAGEDDDRHRSRRHRHSHYVNGIRNFRAVHPWLFRGGKPPPQAFETINKMGVTTVVDLRDSVKLANAEKVLCKRYGMKFVHIPMSHRVAPTKQQIDEFLKVVAIAKEHTGKGSVFVHCTMGDDRTGCMVAISRMAQDGYTFDEAFEEMLHFGFHRHFDTLASAVREYAVNHNKMTSK